A single genomic interval of Sceloporus undulatus isolate JIND9_A2432 ecotype Alabama chromosome 2, SceUnd_v1.1, whole genome shotgun sequence harbors:
- the ERI1 gene encoding 3'-5' exoribonuclease 1 isoform X2 — MQKQSINAENYYDYICVIDFEATCEEGNQLEFTHEIIEFPIVLLNTQTLEIEDTFQQYVKPEINPQLSDFCINLTGISQELVDQADEFPKVLRSAIDWMKQKELGSRYSYAILTDGSWDMSKFLNIQCRVNRLRYPTFAKKWINIRKSYGNFYKIPRNQTKLSTMLEKLGMDYDGRPHSGLDDSKNIARIAIRMLQDGCELRVNEKLHDGQLMTVPSSVPIGGAPVPQMPGFR, encoded by the exons ATGCAGAAGCAATCCATAAATGCAGAGAATTACTATGATTACATCTGTGTTATTGACTTTGAAGCAACATGTGAAGAAGGAAATCAACTTGAATTTACACATGAAATAATTGAATTTCCTATTGTCTTATTAAACACTCAGACATTAGAAATA GAAGATACATTTCAACAATATGTGAAACCAGAGATTAATCCACAGCTTTCAGATTTCTGCATTAATCTGACAGGAATCTCTCAG GAGCTTGTAGACCAAGCAGATGAATTTCCAAAGGTTCTACGGTCTGCTATAGATTGGATGAAACAGAAAGAACTAGGAAGCAGATATAGTTATGCTATATTAACTGATGG gtcTTGGGATATGAGTAAATTTTTAAATATCCAGTGTCGTGTGAACCGTCTGAGATACCCTACGTTTGCTAAGAAGTGGATCAATATTCGCAAATCCTATGGGAACTTTTACAAG ATTCCCAGAAACCAGACTAAACTATCAACTATGCTTGAAAAGCTTGGAATGGACTATGATGGACGGCCTCACAGTGGGCTTGATGATTCTAAGAACATTGCACGAATAGCAATCCGTATGCTTCAGGATGGATGTGAACTCCGGGTGAATGAGAAATTGCATGATGGACAGCTGATGACGGTTCCCTCCTCTGTCCCAATAGGGGGAGCTCCTGTACCACAGATGCCTGGGTTTCGATAA
- the ERI1 gene encoding 3'-5' exoribonuclease 1 isoform X1 codes for MEGKGMEEQKENVPGRPELPSGDKEAGTEAGPGAAPSFCKGKQRCRLDCQDDNKKKSTSNSSDFSDPVYKEISLTNGFINRMSRAELRAKLAECKLETRGEKDVLKKRLKNYYKKEKLMQKQSINAENYYDYICVIDFEATCEEGNQLEFTHEIIEFPIVLLNTQTLEIEDTFQQYVKPEINPQLSDFCINLTGISQELVDQADEFPKVLRSAIDWMKQKELGSRYSYAILTDGSWDMSKFLNIQCRVNRLRYPTFAKKWINIRKSYGNFYKIPRNQTKLSTMLEKLGMDYDGRPHSGLDDSKNIARIAIRMLQDGCELRVNEKLHDGQLMTVPSSVPIGGAPVPQMPGFR; via the exons TCTTTCTGCAAAGGTAAGCAGCGATGTAGATTGGATTGTCAAGAtgataataaaaagaaatccacGTCCAATTCAAGTGACTTCAGTGACCCAGTTTACAAAGAGATTTCTCTGACAAATGGCTTTATCAATAGAATGAGCAGAGCTGAACTTAGAGCTAAACTTGCTGAATGCAAGCTTGAAACTAG AGGAGAAAAAGATGTATTGAAAAAGAGGTTGAAAAACTACTATAAGAAGGAAAAATTGATGCAGAAGCAATCCATAAATGCAGAGAATTACTATGATTACATCTGTGTTATTGACTTTGAAGCAACATGTGAAGAAGGAAATCAACTTGAATTTACACATGAAATAATTGAATTTCCTATTGTCTTATTAAACACTCAGACATTAGAAATA GAAGATACATTTCAACAATATGTGAAACCAGAGATTAATCCACAGCTTTCAGATTTCTGCATTAATCTGACAGGAATCTCTCAG GAGCTTGTAGACCAAGCAGATGAATTTCCAAAGGTTCTACGGTCTGCTATAGATTGGATGAAACAGAAAGAACTAGGAAGCAGATATAGTTATGCTATATTAACTGATGG gtcTTGGGATATGAGTAAATTTTTAAATATCCAGTGTCGTGTGAACCGTCTGAGATACCCTACGTTTGCTAAGAAGTGGATCAATATTCGCAAATCCTATGGGAACTTTTACAAG ATTCCCAGAAACCAGACTAAACTATCAACTATGCTTGAAAAGCTTGGAATGGACTATGATGGACGGCCTCACAGTGGGCTTGATGATTCTAAGAACATTGCACGAATAGCAATCCGTATGCTTCAGGATGGATGTGAACTCCGGGTGAATGAGAAATTGCATGATGGACAGCTGATGACGGTTCCCTCCTCTGTCCCAATAGGGGGAGCTCCTGTACCACAGATGCCTGGGTTTCGATAA